The Candidatus Sphingomonas colombiensis genome contains the following window.
GTGAGTTTCGCCCGCGAGCGGCTGGAAGCGTGCGGCGATGCGTTTCGCGCCGCGATCGAAGCAGGAGCGACACGCTTCCGCCCGGTGCTGATGACCGCGCTGGCGATGATCATCGGCATGGCCCCGATGGCGCTGGGGCTGGGCGAGGGGGGCGAGCAGAATGCCCCGCTCGGCCGTGCCGTGGTTGGCGGGCTGATCTGCGCGACCATCGCCACGTTGGTGTTCGTTCCCGTCGTCTTTGCGATGGCCCATGGCCGCAAGCGGCCGGCCGACACGATCGATCCTTCCCTTCCGCAACACGATCCCATTGGAGACCCGGTTCATGCCTGAAGAGGCGAGTGCAGCCGCCCCGCGCGGGCTGAAGACGGCGGCCATCGCCGCTGCCCTGCTCGCGGCAGTAGTGGTGGGCGCGGGCGCGCTGACGCGTTCGCATGATGTCGATGCCGCGACCAAGGTTTCCGACGCGCAGTCGATTCCCACCGTTCACCTGATCGCGGCGAAGGGCGGTGCGGCGACGGATACGCTCGACTTGCCCGGCACGATGCAGGCGTGGAATGCGGCCAAGCTTTACGCGCGAGGTCAGCGGGTATGTGCGCGGATGGTCGCAGGATATCGGTGCAACCGTCGCCGCCGGCACTCCGCTCGGCACGATCGACACGCCGGAACTGGATCAACAGATCGTCGAGGCGCGCGCTGCGCTGGCCAGCGCCAGGGCGCATGCCGGCCTCGCGCGCAGCACGGCGGCGCGCTGGAACGATCTGCTCACCACCGCTTCCGTTTCGAAACAGGAAGCGGATGAGAAAAACGGTGACCTTGCGGTGAAAATCGCAGCGGTGCGCGAGGCGCAGGCGGCGGTCGGCCGGTTGGAAGCCATGAAATCATTCGCCGTTGTCCGCGCGCCGTTCGCGGGCGTCGTCACCGCGCGCAACGCCGATATCGGAGACCTTGTCGGCCCCGGCAGCGGTGGCAGCCAGCAACCGATGTTCGCGGTCGCCGATACGCGGCGTATCCGCGTTTACGTAAGCGTACCGCAGGCGGATTCGGCGGCGGTTCATCCGGACATGGCGGCGACGCTTGCGGTGCCGGCATTTCCCGGACGCCGCTTCCCGGCACACGTTACCGGTACCTCCGGTGCGGTCGACGCGCAGACCGGAGCGTTTCAGGTCGAGCTTCAGGCAGACAATCCGGGCGACCTGTTGAAACCCGGCGGATTCGCGCAGGTGTCGCTCGATATTCCGGGGCAGAGCGGCGGCGTCGAGGTGCCGTCCAGCGTGCTGTTGTTCCGTGCTGGCGGGAGTGAGGTGGCGACGGTCGATGCGAACCAGCGGGTTCGGCTGCGCCATGTCCAGATCGGGCTGGATAAGGGGCAGACGGTGCAGATTCTCGCCGGCCTCCACGCGGACGAGCGGATCGTCGACAACCCGCCGGATTCGCTGGCGGAGGGCGAATTGGTGCGTGTCGGAGGCGGTGCGCGTGGCTAGGCGCCGGTTCGGTTCGATCGCGCTGGCGGCGGTGGCGTGCACAGTTGGCGGTTGCTCGCTGGCGCCAGCCTATCACCCGCCGACGATATCCACGCCCGCGCATTTCAAGGAAGACGGGACGTGGAAAACGGCGACCCCAGCCGCCGCGTTGCCGGCGCAGTGGTGGACGCTGCTCGGCGATCCGGAGCTTGATCGACTTGAGGAGCGCGTCGCCACCGGCAATCCCACGCTGGCGATCGCGCTGGCGCGCTACGATCAGGCGCGGGCCTATCTGCGCGAGGCGAAATCCGGGCTGATGCCGCAAATCGGGCTGAGCACGAACCTGACGAGCAACCGTCAGTCCGACGATCGCCCGCTGCGCGGATCGAACCAGCCGGACCTTTATGGCGCAGAGACGGTCGGCGGCGCGATCTCTTTCGATCCCGATCTGTGGGGCAGGGTGCGTAATTCGGTTGCGGCGGGCAAGGCCGAGATGGAGGCGAGTGGCGACACGCTGGCCGATGTGCGGCTGAGCCTTCAGGCGCAACTCGCGCTCGATTATGTCCGGCTGCGAGGGCAGGATCGGCAGCTTGCGTTGCTCGCTCAGTCGGTCGACGGCTTCCAGCAGGCGGACGCATTGGTCGAGCGTCGCTTCAATGGCGGCATTGCCTCGGGCGTCGATACCGCGCGGGCCGGATCGCTGCTGGAAGATGCGAGAGCCGAGGTGGAGGAGCTTCGCTCGGCACGCGCATTGACCGAGCACGCGATCGCGAGCCTCACCGGCACCCCGGCCTCAGACTTCACACTCGCCGCCGCTGACACGCGGTTCAGGATCGCGGCGATCCCGCCGGGGCTGCCTTCGACCTTGCTCGAACGACGACCCGATGTGGCTGCCGCCGAGCGAGAGGTCGCCGCCGCCAACTCACGGATCGGGGTGGCGAAGGCGGCATTCTTCCCGTCGATCATTCTGGGCGGAGCCGGTGGCTTCCAGAGCACCGCGCTCGCCGGGCTGATTTCCGCGCCGAACCTGTTCTGGTCGATCGGCCCGGGCGCGATCCTCAATCTGTTCGAGGGCGGGCGGCGGCACGCCAAATTAGCCGAGGCCAAGGCGAATTGGGCCGAGGCGACCGCGCGCTATCGTGCGCTAGTGCTGCAGGCGTTTCAGGACGTGGAGGATCAGCTCGTCCTGCTGGATCGGCTCGGCGCCGGGCAAGGCAATGAGGACAAGGCCGCGGATGACGCCGAGCAGGCGCAACGCATCGCGCTCAACCGTTATGTGAAGGGCGCGGCGACCTATCTCGACGTCGTCACTGCGCAGAGCACGGCGCTAACGCTGCGGCAGCGGGCGCTGTCACTGGAAACGCGCCGTGCGCAGGCAGAGGTGGGATTGATGCGCGCGCTCGGCGGCGGATGGGACGGGGCCGCGAAGAAGGTCGCTGGATAAACAAGACCAGTGGTTGGCCCGGGGGGCGCTAATCGACGAGCATTGCGCGTAGCGTCGCACTCAGGCGTTCCTCGATTTGCGCTCCGTTATCGCAGACAAGGCGCGCCGCGATGCCATGGCGATCCGCCAGCGCGATCCCCGCTTCGCCGCCCAGCACGGCCAAGGCGCTCGCCCACGCATCCGCATCGATCGCTGCGGTGGCGATAACGCTCGCGGCGATCACGTCATTGGCGGGCGGGCGACCGGTATGCGGATCGATATTGTGATCGCCGCGCACATAGCGACCGGATGTCGCCACTGCGAGCCCATGGAGCGCGATGCGCAGCGGGGCGAGCGAGGCATCGGGCGGATTTTCCAGATCGACCCACCATGGCTCCCCGTCGGGGCGAATACCCCGCCCGACCAATTCCCCGCCGACCTCGATCAGCGCGTGCCGGACCCCGTGCGCCCCCAGCAGGTCGGCCACAGCGTCGACCGCATGGCCCTTGGCGATGCCCGACAGATCGAGGGCGATGCCACCGGGTTGGCGCAGACGCCGGGCCGGAGCATCCCACGCCAGCCGCCGCCAGCCGGATTGTGCTCGCGCAGCCGTGATCGCCGCCTCGTTCGGTGTAGGCTGCTGGCCGGGCGGGCCGAAGCCCCACAGATCCACCAATCGGCCAATCGCGGGATCGAATGCGCCGCCGGTAAGCTCGGCGAGCGCGAGCGCGCGTGCCACTACCGTCGCGAAATCGGGTGGGAGCGCGATCCACTCACCAGCAGACCCCCGGTTGAAACGGCTGAGCAGGGAGCCTTCGTCCCAATGGCTCATTTCCGCGACCAACCCCGCGAGCCGGGTGATGATCGCGCTTTCGATGGCGGCGGGATCAGCGGCATGCGGCTTGGCTGCGAGGACACGCCAACGCGTGCCCATCGTTTCGCCTTCCAGCGTAACGATAGGCGCGGTGTGATCGTGCCCCGCAAGGACGGCGGGATCGATCGCCGCCGGCAAGGCGATGCGCGGGCCGCCGCTCAGGGGGTCATCACCTCTACGGTGGTGGTGTAGCTCATGCGGCGCTCGGTCGCCTTGGGGTTGCTCGCTTTGGCATCGGTGGCGGTGGCATTGAGCCAATACATGCCGGCGGTCGGCCAGTTGACTGTCGCTATGCCGTCGTTCGCGGTGGTCACTTCGACCGCACCCTCGGCGTTACGATAGCGTTTGCCGCCCGGGATCACCGTTACCTTCAAACCCGGCGCCGGCTTGCCGTCGATCAAGAAGCGGAAGCGCGCCGGCTCGCCGGCGACCAGCTCGTCGGGATGGGTGATCGGCGCGAACTCAAGGCCCTTGCCAGTCGGCTTGAACACCGTCGTCGTCGGTTCGCCCGCCGTCACGAAAATCTCGTTGCGGCTGAGCGTTTCGCTGACCTTCACCTCGGTGGCGTTCGCCGGGATGTCGGCGATCGTCAGCGGTGCGGGCGCGCCGGGCTGCGGCGGCCCGCGACGGCCGATGCGCTTTTCCACGCCGTCCGCCTTGAAGGTTCCGGAGAAGCCGCTCATTTCGCTGCCGATCTTCCATGTGCCCGGCTTGTCGAGCTTGACGTCGAACACCGAGCGATAACGCCCGGTCGAGCCGTTCTGGATTTCGCCAGCGGCGCCGTCGGGCTGCCAGACCTTCATTTGTTCCAGACGCCCCGGCTGATGATCGGCGTAGAACAGATCGTTCGAGACGGCGCTGTCCACCGTCACCCAGCTATCAGTGCCAGAAAAGACGGTGCCCGACGGCAGGAGCCACATGCGATGCGCGGAAAGCCCCGCCGGCACCGATAGGAGTGCGGCCGCGGCGAGCAGGCGGGTGGTCAGGCTCTTCATATCATCCTCCCAGAAAAATCATCGCTGAACGGTCAGCGGATCTCGATCGCGCCAAGCTCGTGGCTGCCGCTGGCGCGGCCCTTCGCACCGGGCACCGTCAGCGGCACTGTCACGATTTCGCGCCCACCCGTTTCGCGCGCCGCCTCTACGTTCAGCACATAAGCGCCGGGCTTGAGATCGGCGGGGAGCGGGATCTGGTACTGGCCGGGCGCGCGGGTCGCTCCGCTGACCCCGTTCGCCGGCATCGCGAGGCTGCGGCCGCCCTTGCGCCACCAGGCACGCAGATCGGACAACCATTTCGTGCCTGGCTCGTTGCCGCCCTTCTTCACGTCATACCATACCGCAAGCGTGCGCGCCGGGCCGCCAGCGGCAGGCTCCAGCCACACGGCGACATATGGGCGATGATATTCCGCGACCGACAAGCGTGTCACTGTGACGGTGATCGTGCCCGCGCTGGCGGGGGCGGCAATAACCCCGCCGAGGGTAAGCATCAGGGTTGGACGCATCGAAAATCCTCTCAATGGATCAGCAGAATGGCGATCAGCGCCGGAATCACCAGCCCCGCCGCGACCAACGGCCAGGTCGAGGGGCGATGCCGAGCGTGGAGTTGCAGCAGCAACAGGCCGGTGAGCGTGAACAGGATGCAGGCGATCGCGAAAATGTCGATGAACCAGAACCACGCGCCGCCCGCGTTCCGCCCCTTGTGGAGATCGTTCAGATAGGAAACCCAGCCGCGATTGGTCACTTCTGCGGTGATCTTCCCATTTCCACGATCGATGCTCACCCAGGCGTCTCCACCCGGACGCGGCAAGGCGACATAGACCTCTCCGTCGGACCATTCGCCCGCACGGCCGGCCGGATCGAGGCCGACCGCATTTTCCACGGCCGTTGCGACGGCAGCAGGAAGGGCCGCCGCGTCAGCATGAGGACGGGCCAGTTGCGCGCGCAACGGGGACGGAAGTTCGCCAGAACGTTGGGTGACAACCGGGGAGGCGCTGATCGTTGCGGCGTGGTTCAGTGTGATGCCGGTGATGGCGAACAACAGCATCCCGATCAGCGATAGCGCAGCGCTCACCCAATGCCAGGTGTGGAGCTGTTTCAGCCACCAGCTTCGCCATCGCCGGCGTGGCGCCCGAGGGGCGTGAGAGGGGGATGTGGAACTGGTCACCAATCGCCCCTAGCCTGTCCGTGGGGCGTTGAGCAACGGCTATTGCGATGCACTCGCGATAAGATTGCCGATTTTAAGCAAGCCGTTGTTGTTCATTTTATCCGATACAGCGGAAGATACGAACAGGAATATTCGTACAAATGGCCCCCGGAATGATCCGAGGGCCATTTTGTTTTGATTGGAGCCAAAGCGGGGGCCTACGGGAAAATGGCATATACCGTTTGCACCACCTCTCCGGTCGTCATGTCGATCAGCAATGCATCCGGACCGTAGCGAACCCATTCGAAACCGACCGGCGGCAAATCCAGCCCGAACAACCAATAGTCGGACAGGATATAGTCCGGTGACCAATATAGCCGGGGCAGAATCTGGCCGTAGGCATAGCGACGATAGGCGTAGCCATGCGGCGGGTGATACGGCCCAATGCGATAGGCCTGCGGTGCCGTGAAATTATGCCGATAGGCATCGCGATCCATCGTCTGCGGGCGGTTCGCGGTTTCGGGTGGACGCATGATTGGGGCGTAGCCTTGCGGCGCGCGCATCGGCTCTGCCATCATTTGATGACCCATCGGCGGCATGCCGCCGTGCTCGCCCTCCCGTCGTTGCGCATCGGCGGTACCGGCGGCAGTCGTCGCCAGCAGCATCAGCGTAACGTAGAGCAAATCGCGTGAGCGCATGGAGATTCTCTGCATAAAATGCTCCTTCATCGATCAGCGGATAAACGGCATGCGCCGATATAGCAGCGCCGAGTCAGCCGGAGCGTGTCTGCTGGATGAATTCACGGTAACGGGATGCGACGATTTCGTGTCGCCAAGCCATGCTCGAGCGAGGCGCGGAATCAGATGAGGCCGCTGTCGGCGTGCGCCCGCCCGGGATCCCGGATCGTCAAAGCACTTTTCGGAATTTCCGACTGGCTGGGGCGGCAGGATTCGAACCTGCGAATGGCGGCATCAAAAGCCGCTGCCTTACCACTTGGCGACGCCCCAGCATCGGTTGCGGAGGGGCCCCTTAGCGTGCGTTCGCGGGAACCGCAATTGCCGCTGGAGGGATCATTGCTCACGCCAGTCGCCGCGCACCGACATTAGCGTCGATGCGCGGCGCTTTTTCGTTTCACTCGGCGTTAGGCTTCGCTCGATTCGCGCGATAGCGATCGAACCACGCGATTATCGCCGAAGCCTTGGCGGCGCTCTGGGACGGGCGGGCGGCGAGGCCGCCGTGGCTGGCGCCGGGCACCTTTACCAGCGCGGTAGGGACGCCCTGGATCTGGAGCGCGGCATAATATTGCTCGCTCTCACTTACCGGCGTGCGATAATCCTCGCCGCCGACCACCACCAGCGTTGGCGTTTTGACGTTGCCGACGAGGCTGAGCGGCGAACGCTTCCAATAGCTCATTGGATCTTCCCACGGCAGTTTGGCGAACCAATAGCGTGAGGTGAACAACGTGTTGTCCATCGTCAGCGCCTCGCTTGCCCAGTTGATCACCGGCTTCTGTGTCGCGGCAGCCTTGAAGCGATCGGTCTTACCGACGATCCAGGCGGTGAGCACCCCGCCGCCCGATCCGCCGGTGACGAACAGATTGTCCGGATCAGCAGTGCCGTCCGCGATCGCGGCGTCAACCGAGGCGATCAGATCGTCATAATCCTGGCTCGGATAATTCTTGTCGATCAGATTGGCGAATTCCGCACCGTAGGAGGTCGAGCCGCGCGGGTTGGTCCACAGCACCGCATAACCGGCGGCGGCATAAAGCTGCACATCGGTGGAGAAGCTGGGGCCGTAGGCGCTGTTGGGGCCGCCGTGGATCTCGAGGATCAACGGCACCTTTTGTCCCGGCTGGCGCCCTGGCGGGGGTGGCGAGCCACGCGTCGATGGCCCGGCCGTCCGGCGCGGTGACGGCGATCTTGCGCACCGGCGCCATCGTCTTTGCTTCGAGCAGGTTCGCGTTGAGATCCGTGAGCCGTCGGGCCTTTCCGCCCGAGGAGACCCACACATCTGCCGGGGCGTTCGCCTCGCCGCCCGTATAGGCGATCACGCCATTACGAGAGACGGAGAAATCGCCCCCGGTGTAAGGCCGGTCGATCCCGCCGCCAGCGACGTTCTCGACGATGGTCGAGGCGCGGCCATCGAGCGTGATCCGCGCCACCTTGCGCTTCCCGTGATCGTCATAGCTCGCATAGAGACTGTTGCCGTCCGCCGCCCAGCTAGCATCCTCGATCCCGCGATCCAGCGACGGGGTCAGTGAGCGCGGGTTTTCCGCTGCCCGGCCGCCGACGTAGAGCTGCGTATTCTCATAGCTGCGACGATGATCGTCGAACCCGAGCCACGCGACTTTCGATCCATCCGGCGAGAAGCGCGGTGCGGCATCCGGGCCATCCCGGCTGGTGAGGGTGTGCAAGTCGCCGGTCGCGGTGTCGACCGAGATCACCTCGCTGTTCAACACCTGACGCTCGGCATCGGGGGTGCGAATCGCTGAGAACAGGATGGCGCGGCCGTCCGGGCTCCATGAAAGCGGACCATTGTCGTCGAACTTGCCGAAGGTGAGCTGGCGCGCGCCACCGCCGTCCGCCGAGACGACGAAGAGGTGATCGTTGCCCGGCTTGATATAGCCGCCGCCATCGGCGCGGTAGGTGATGCGGTCGATCACCTCCAGCGGCTCGGCCCATTTTGCGCCTTCGGGTTTGGCGGGCGCCTTGCCCAGCGTCATGGCGTCGCCCGCGACCGTAGCGATATAGGCGAGGCGGCGCCCATCCGGCGACCAGGCGAGCGAGTTGGGATCGTTCGGAAGCGCGGTTACGCGCGTCACCGCGTCATTGCCCAACCAGCGGACGAACAATTGCGGGTTGGCACCGTCTGACGCGACATAGGCGATTCGGGTGCCGTCCGGTGACCAGCGCGGGCTTGAGCCGCTCGCGGCGAACGGTTTCTGCCGCCCGGTCGCGACGTCGATCAGCCATAAGGAGGATTGCATACGATCCGACATTACGTCGCCGGACCGGCGGACATAGACGATGCTGCGCCCGTCAGGGCTGATTTGCGGATCGGCGGCGATCGATAGCTGGAACAGATCGTTGCCGGTGAAGGCGCGGGTCGGCGCCTCGGCTGGTTTCGCGCTCGGCTGTGCCTGCGCCATTGCGGGCACGGCGACCGTCGCGAGAAGAAGTGCTGCGAGAAGGCGCATCGATGATTCCCCCGTTTATAATGGCGGAAGGGATGCGTCGCGGCGCTGGCGGTGGCAAGTATGATGTGATCGCGGGCTTGGCGCCCGTTCTCGGGCACGGCGGTCGCCGTGCGGCTGTCATATCAGCAAGGCGATGAAGTCCGCACGGTGGCTCCCTGAGTAGGATTCGAACCTACGGCCGCTCGATTAACAGTCGAGAGCTCTACCGCTGAGCTATCAGGGAATGCCGTGCGGGAGGCGCGTCTATACCCGTCAAAATTTTAGATGCAACCCCAGTTTCATCAGGATTTTCACGCGATGAACTGTTCCATCGTAATCCGGTCGTCGAGCGCGTGTTCGGGATCGAACAGCAGGGTGAGTTCGCGCGCGCGATCCATCGCGATATCCACCTGTGAGACATCGCGGATTTCGCGCTGATCGGCCACGGCAGAGACGGGGCGCTTATCGGGATCGAGGATGCGCAGCGAGATTCGGGCCCGCTCCGGCAGGATCGCACCGCGCCAGCGCCGAGGACGAAACGCGCTGATCGGGGTGAGCGCCAGCAGCGCCGAGCCGAGCGGCAGAATCGGCCCATGCGCCGAGAGATTATAGGCGGTCGATCCGGCTGGGGTGGCGACGAGGATGCCGTCGCAGGCCAGTTCCTCCAGCACGATGCGGTCGTTGACCGTCACCTCGATCTTTGCGGTCTGCCGTGTTTCGCGGAGCAGCGATACTTCATTGATCGCGGGCAGCGTGTGGATGCGGCCATCGATGCCGGTGGCAGTCATCAACAGCGGCGTGACCTTGAAGGCGCGCGCGCGATCGAGCCGGTCATCCAGGCCATGCTGCCGCCACTCGTTCATCAGGAAGCCGACCGTGCCCAGATTCATGCCGAATACCGGGGGCGGGGGGCGGCGTGCCTCCAGCATGGAATGCAGCGTCTGGAGCATGAAGCCGTCGCCACCCAGTGCGATGACCAGATCGGCCTCTTCGATCGAGCACCAATCCCATGCGTCGAACAATTCGGCGCGGGCAGCCTGCGCTGTGGCGGTGGGCGAGGCGACCAGCGCCCGCCGGGGATAGCTCGTCATCCGCCTGTCACGCTCATGTGGCGCGAAACCGCGGGGGCAGCACCGGGCGTCATGTTGAAATCGTGGCGCCGCGGCTTGGCGGCGACGGCTTCGTCGATCGCGGAGTCGAGTGCAGCGACTCCCCCCGAGCGCAATGCGTCCTTCAGGTCCATCTGATCGTCATGGCCAAGACAGGAATATAGCCGCCCCTCGGTCGTCAGTCGCACGCGGTTGCATCCGTCGCAGAAATTGGCCGTGAGCGGAGAGATCAGCCC
Protein-coding sequences here:
- a CDS encoding efflux RND transporter periplasmic adaptor subunit encodes the protein MRPSFTREVSGYVRGWSQDIGATVAAGTPLGTIDTPELDQQIVEARAALASARAHAGLARSTAARWNDLLTTASVSKQEADEKNGDLAVKIAAVREAQAAVGRLEAMKSFAVVRAPFAGVVTARNADIGDLVGPGSGGSQQPMFAVADTRRIRVYVSVPQADSAAVHPDMAATLAVPAFPGRRFPAHVTGTSGAVDAQTGAFQVELQADNPGDLLKPGGFAQVSLDIPGQSGGVEVPSSVLLFRAGGSEVATVDANQRVRLRHVQIGLDKGQTVQILAGLHADERIVDNPPDSLAEGELVRVGGGARG
- a CDS encoding efflux transporter outer membrane subunit, coding for MARRRFGSIALAAVACTVGGCSLAPAYHPPTISTPAHFKEDGTWKTATPAAALPAQWWTLLGDPELDRLEERVATGNPTLAIALARYDQARAYLREAKSGLMPQIGLSTNLTSNRQSDDRPLRGSNQPDLYGAETVGGAISFDPDLWGRVRNSVAAGKAEMEASGDTLADVRLSLQAQLALDYVRLRGQDRQLALLAQSVDGFQQADALVERRFNGGIASGVDTARAGSLLEDARAEVEELRSARALTEHAIASLTGTPASDFTLAAADTRFRIAAIPPGLPSTLLERRPDVAAAEREVAAANSRIGVAKAAFFPSIILGGAGGFQSTALAGLISAPNLFWSIGPGAILNLFEGGRRHAKLAEAKANWAEATARYRALVLQAFQDVEDQLVLLDRLGAGQGNEDKAADDAEQAQRIALNRYVKGAATYLDVVTAQSTALTLRQRALSLETRRAQAEVGLMRALGGGWDGAAKKVAG
- a CDS encoding FAD:protein FMN transferase: MGTRWRVLAAKPHAADPAAIESAIITRLAGLVAEMSHWDEGSLLSRFNRGSAGEWIALPPDFATVVARALALAELTGGAFDPAIGRLVDLWGFGPPGQQPTPNEAAITAARAQSGWRRLAWDAPARRLRQPGGIALDLSGIAKGHAVDAVADLLGAHGVRHALIEVGGELVGRGIRPDGEPWWVDLENPPDASLAPLRIALHGLAVATSGRYVRGDHNIDPHTGRPPANDVIAASVIATAAIDADAWASALAVLGGEAGIALADRHGIAARLVCDNGAQIEERLSATLRAMLVD
- a CDS encoding DUF4198 domain-containing protein, with amino-acid sequence MKSLTTRLLAAAALLSVPAGLSAHRMWLLPSGTVFSGTDSWVTVDSAVSNDLFYADHQPGRLEQMKVWQPDGAAGEIQNGSTGRYRSVFDVKLDKPGTWKIGSEMSGFSGTFKADGVEKRIGRRGPPQPGAPAPLTIADIPANATEVKVSETLSRNEIFVTAGEPTTTVFKPTGKGLEFAPITHPDELVAGEPARFRFLIDGKPAPGLKVTVIPGGKRYRNAEGAVEVTTANDGIATVNWPTAGMYWLNATATDAKASNPKATERRMSYTTTVEVMTP
- a CDS encoding DUF2271 domain-containing protein, with protein sequence MRPTLMLTLGGVIAAPASAGTITVTVTRLSVAEYHRPYVAVWLEPAAGGPARTLAVWYDVKKGGNEPGTKWLSDLRAWWRKGGRSLAMPANGVSGATRAPGQYQIPLPADLKPGAYVLNVEAARETGGREIVTVPLTVPGAKGRASGSHELGAIEIR
- a CDS encoding PepSY-associated TM helix domain-containing protein, whose product is MTSSTSPSHAPRAPRRRWRSWWLKQLHTWHWVSAALSLIGMLLFAITGITLNHAATISASPVVTQRSGELPSPLRAQLARPHADAAALPAAVATAVENAVGLDPAGRAGEWSDGEVYVALPRPGGDAWVSIDRGNGKITAEVTNRGWVSYLNDLHKGRNAGGAWFWFIDIFAIACILFTLTGLLLLQLHARHRPSTWPLVAAGLVIPALIAILLIH
- a CDS encoding RcnB family protein; the encoded protein is MQRISMRSRDLLYVTLMLLATTAAGTADAQRREGEHGGMPPMGHQMMAEPMRAPQGYAPIMRPPETANRPQTMDRDAYRHNFTAPQAYRIGPYHPPHGYAYRRYAYGQILPRLYWSPDYILSDYWLFGLDLPPVGFEWVRYGPDALLIDMTTGEVVQTVYAIFP
- a CDS encoding NAD kinase, producing the protein MTSYPRRALVASPTATAQAARAELFDAWDWCSIEEADLVIALGGDGFMLQTLHSMLEARRPPPPVFGMNLGTVGFLMNEWRQHGLDDRLDRARAFKVTPLLMTATGIDGRIHTLPAINEVSLLRETRQTAKIEVTVNDRIVLEELACDGILVATPAGSTAYNLSAHGPILPLGSALLALTPISAFRPRRWRGAILPERARISLRILDPDKRPVSAVADQREIRDVSQVDIAMDRARELTLLFDPEHALDDRITMEQFIA